In the Dolichospermum flos-aquae CCAP 1403/13F genome, CATCAATGGTGGTATTTTTTAGACCACCCGCACATACCCCCTGATAATAATTTAGCCGAACGAACGTTACGTTTAGCAGTGACAAAACGAAAAGTCAGTGGTGGTTCTCGTACTAGGTCGCGGTTTCAAGATACTGCCAATTTATTGACGGTTATACAAACTTGTCGCCGTCAAGGACGTTCTGTGATTGAGTTTTTTACCCAAGCCATTAAAGCTATGGTTAATCCTAATGTGCAGACCCCAGATTTAATCCCTCAAATTTAGACCTGAATCCTTACTAGTTGTCAGGTTACAGATAACGGTGATTTGAGTTACAACGATGACAATAATCTTGGTAGGAATACCATTGACGAAGCTGACAGGGAATTTTTAGACAGGGTAAGAAATCTTGTGCTTAATATTCTGTTGTCTTTGGAGTATTCCCAGGGCAAACGCACCTAAATTCTGTAATCCATGCCCAGCAAGGGTTTTAACTTTTAGTTACAAAACTTAACAATCGTCAAAACCTTTGTCCAGTAAGCATTCTAAAAATAAGATGCGCTTGCCCTGGGGTTTTGGAAAGAGGATAAATTCATGTTACCCCACGAAATCAAAAGCTTAAAACTATAATTACTGTTTTCTTTCAATGGGTATGAAGTGTTCTAAGTTCAATAATCTCACACCCAAATCTATAACAAAGATTCCTGTCATTTGGAGGATAATAAACACTATTAGCCAAGATTTTAACCCACCAGGGATGCTAGTAATAATCTCCATAATTTTAGATAAATCATTGATTTTATTTCTGCTTTCTGCAAGTTGTTCCCAGTTTTCATCATCGTTTTGTTGATAAACCTCTAATGCTTTGACTCTGCTCATCAATGAAGAATCATCCCAAAAAAGCATTTTTTCGACTTGTTGCATTTTGGCAGAATTTTCCCTAACTTGAACTTCTAATCTAATTAATGTTTCAATTGATTGTCGGTCAACAATGGGATTTTCAGTTAAAGATTTAACAAGAAATTCTAACTCATCAGTAGAATGTCTTCCCGCCCCTGACTTAATAGCTTCAGGAATAGCCCTGAGTAATATTCCATTTCTCTCATTAGATGCTTTAAGTTTTTCCTCTAGATTTTTTCTTTCAGTAATATCAACAGCTTGATTGACAATAAAAAACTCATGTCGTTTAGAGGAAACAGCTAAACAAGTACCTTCAAAATAATACTCCCAAGTTATTTCAGTTCCCACTGGAGAGTCAAGTAATTGCTGCATTTGCACACTTTGCTTTTTGCAACTTCCACCAGCCAGCATTCCCTTAATATTCTCTTTCTCTAAGTTAAACAAAGCAGATAGTTTGTTATTAACCGTAAGATACGTCAGATTTAAGTCAACAATTGAAATAAACCCCGGTATGGCTTCTATAAATTCATTTTGATATGCCTCTAGTTCTGGATTCATAATTTTAATTGAAAAACTTAATTTCTACTTTATTCCTAATATTTTAAATTGACATAAATTTGGGCATAAATTTGATTTTGAATATGTTATCAAAACCAGCGATTATACCCTATGAAAATATTGATTTGTGCCAAGTTAAAATCTAATCAATCCACAACGACACAAACCGGAATTCTTTACCACTAAATAACCCCCGGTCACTCAGTTTTAAGTCTGGGATCACCGGCAATGCCATAAATGAAAGTGTCATGAATGGTGCAGTCAGTTTTGACCCTAATTGTTTTGCCCAATTATCAAGTTCTGCATACTGTTTTGCTACCTCATAACCATCGCTATCACTCATCAACCCAGCCACAGGTAAAGGTAATACATGAACTACATTGTCTTCTGCTATTGATAGGTTTGACAGGAACAAATGGTAACAAAGTTGACCCGGTTTTTGCTGTTAAAACACCTTGACAATAAGTAGCCAACACCGTGAAATCTTGTAAATTATCAACAACAATCAAATCTGCACTGTCCCCAACTTGTAGTAATCCCACATCCAAATTGTAATGTTTGACAGGGTTCACACAGGCAATTTGCAGGACATTCATCACATCGTGACCTAATGCCACAGCCCGTTTTACCAGTAGATTTATATCCCACATTCCGCACCCCAAACTGTCACAGATCAAAAAAGCCCTTAAAGTAGTACATAATAACTAAAGTCAATTCAAAAATTAAGATGCTTAATAATAATAAATAGCATTAAAAGCGAAATGGTGTGAGAAAGTGAAACTTGGTAACAAAAGAAAAAAATGAATTGATAACCAAATAAGAAATAATTGATAACAACAGAAGTATGAGAGGAAACTGTTGTGAAATTAAAACCTCAAGAAATGGAAATTCAGAACATAGACCATCTAGGGATAGTAGCAGGAATCATAGATTCAATCGGAATAGTAGAAATAATAAATGAATTAATAGGAGTCGAAAAAGACGAAAAAGTAAATGCAGGTCAAGTGGTAAAAGCCATGATAATAAACGGGTTAGGATTTGTCTCCAAACCGTTATATATGTTTCCCAAATATTTTGAAACAATAGCCTGTGAGCATTTAATAGGAGCAGGAGTAAAACCAGAATATCTCAACGACGATAAATTGGGGAGAGTCATGGATAAACTGTTTATAAAAGGCTTAGATACAATCTTTTTTATCATAGCCTTAAAAGCTGCTCAAAAATTTGGAGTATCACTATCAACATCACATCTAGACTCATCATCAATGCACGTGCATGGGCAGTATAACACTAGCTTACCATTCGTAATATTTGAGAGTCAAAAAGTAGGAAATAACCAAGAATTAGAAGAATTAGCAGTAAAATCACCAAAAGAAATAACCATCACCTACGGTTATTCTCGTGACCATCGTCCAGACTTAAAACAGTTTATCATAGAAATGATATGTTCAGGAGATGGAGACATACCAATATTTTTAAAACTAGCATCGGGAAACCAAGCTGACTCATCATGTTTTGGTAAAATAGCAGTAGAATATCAAAAACAATTAGAAGTTAATAGTCTCATGGTTGCTGACGCTGCTTTATATACAGAATCAAACCTGAAAATGATGTCAGAATTACGTTGGTTATGTCGAGTACCATTAAGCATAAAAGCAGCAAAATCATTAATATCAACATTAGCAGAATCAGAATTTATTGATAGTACAATACCAGGATATAAATTAGCATCAAAAATCCAAAATTATGCAGGGATAGAACAAAGATGGTTAGTAGTGCAAAGTCAAGAAAGAAAAGAATCAGACCTGCATAAGCTCACACAAAAAATTACCAAAGCAGAATCAAAAGCTGTGCAAGATTTGAAAAAGTTATCACAAGAGAGATTTGCATGTGTTGCAGATGCTATCAAGGCATTATCAAAATTATCAAAACAATTCAAATATCATCAAATTCACGAAAGTACGGTGACTCAAGTAAAATCTAATAAAAAAGATACTTCAGGAGAAATATCCTATCAAATATCAGCTACAGTCTCCCAGGATGAAAGTAAAATTAATACAGAATTGCTGAGTGCGGGACGTTTTATTATTGCGACAAATGTTTTAGATTCAAAGGAACTAAGCAATGATTCTATGCTCAGGGAATATAAAGCTCAACAATCATGTGAAAGAGGGTTTGGTTTTCTCAAAGACCCATTATTTTTTGCCGACAGTATTTTCCTCAAAAGTCCTGAGAGAATAGAGTCTTTGGGAATGATTATGGGTTTATGTCTACTGGTTTATACTTTGGCTCAACGTCATATTAGAAATGCTCTTTTGGAGTCTAAATCAACAATTAAAAATCAATTAGGCAAAGCAACTAATCGTCCTACTTTACGCTGGATTTTTCAATGCTTTCAGTGTATTCATTTGGTTACACTCAATCAGGAGAAACATATTTCTAATTGGAATAAGGACAGAGATTTTATCTTGAGTCTTTTACCAGATGATTGTTTACGTTACTATCAATTAGTCAGCTAATTATCATCTCTATCAATTTAATTTCTATGAGTAAAGATGAGCTAATCTCTTTGATTTATAGCTCCATTTTACTATGTCTATAATTTCGTTTTTTACTTTAATTGATTAGTCTAACTTATAATTATTTCTTGAATATCTCCTTTCGCTTATTCATTGACCTCTCCAGGTGGTGTGCATTCTTATTGCTTCTTATTGAGAATAGATTTTGATGACATTTTTGGTGATTTACTGTTTCTCAAATGCCTTTTTTCACTTTATCTGTTTGTTTTGATGCTCCCTTTGATTTTCATCTCCGTAATTTCCCTCTGTAACATTTTGGGGTGCGGAATGTGGGTTGTAAGTCTTCTCCCTCAATTTTTTCCATTACTAAACAATGAATTAGGGTGTTGTGGTTGTGGGGATAATATTCAAAATAAGCGTCTAGTTCTACTTTAGGAATACCAGGATGATGGAGTTGACTTAAAACATCGGCTTCTTGTTTAAATAATTCTATGGCTTTTTGCCGATTATCGGTCAAGATTTTGATAACTTTGGTTTTGTTGGTTCTGACTTCGTTGATTTCAAATGTATCACCAAAGCCACCTCCTCCCAGCCTAACTATTACCCGATAGCGGTCTTGTAGTAACAAGCCTGAACTACAGGTTTCACAAAATAGGATATTGTTGGGATTTTGCGGCTTTGGGCAGTTAGGATTGATGCACAGGCTCATGATCTTGGTAGGTAGCACATTTATCTGATATTCTACCTTGATTTACGGAAAATAAATATGTCTGAATCAGGATATCCAGGATTTTAGGATTTTCAGGATGTGAATTTGTCTGAATCAGGATTTCCAGGATTTAAGGATTTTCAGGATGTGAATTTGTCTGAATCAGGATTTCCAGGATTTAAGGATTTTCAGGATGTGAATTTGTCTGAATCAGGATTTCCAGGATTTAAGGATTTTCAGGATGTGAATTTGTCTGAATCAGGATTTCCAAGATTTAAGGATTTTCAGGATGTGAATTTGTCTGAATCAGGATACTCAGGATTTGAGGATTTTCAGGATGTGAATTTGTCTGAATCAGGATACTCAGGATTTGAGGATTTTCAGGATATTAAGAATATGAAGAAGATGAAAATAATGAAATCCTGTTCATCCTTAAATCCTGGATATCCTGATTCAGACATTCTCCCTAAAACCGTCCATTTCCCTGAACAATATGCTTCACGGTTGTCAATGTTTCCAAACTAATAAATCCCCTGCGATGTCCTTTTTGATTGGACATTCCTAAAAATACAGCCTCTCCTCGTGAGGAGTGACGGGAAAAACGCGGGGAAGCATTTATGTAGGTAGAGGCGCTATTTACTCCTAATGCAAATTGGCGACTTTCTTGGTAGGATTCGGTGACAATACTATCAGCATGACTGCTACTATATTGATTAATCCAAGCGATCGCACTTTCTAAACTATCTACTAACTTAAAAGCTACTGTTTTGGTTAAATACGGTGTTCCCCATTCTTCATCTTTGGCTAATTGCAATTGGGGAAATGCTGCAACTAGTTCTGCATCTCCTTTGAGTTGAAAACCTTTTTCTTTTAAACTACTCCACAGCACTGATAAGGAAGATGGTAAGGCTTGACGATGCACTAAAACTTTTTCAATGGCATTGACTTGATCTGGTTCGCTTTCATGGCTATCCATAATCATCCAGCGAATCATTTCTAAGCTACTGTTGATTGACCAATACAGATAACAATTACCCATTGCTGATTTTAACACTGGGCAGGTTGCTTGTCTGACCACCTGTTGAATTAAACTGGAACGTCCGTAGGGAATAACTAAACTTAAATACTGATCTTGGGTAACTAAGTCTCGCACTGAAGCACCATGTTCAGCGGTGATTAATTCTACACAACCTGCGGGTAATCCGACTTTTGTAATGGCTGTTTGCAGGGCGTTAGCGATCGCTGTATTGGAGTTACTAGCTTCCGTACTACCTTTAAGAATAATACTATTGCCAGTTTTTATGCAAAAACCAGCAGCGATCGCCCCTAAATCGGGGAAAGCCTCATAAATAAAGGCAATCACCCCTAAAGGCATTAATTGAGTATAGCTTTGAGAGTCTTCCTGTTGATAATCAGCAGTTCTCACCCGTCGTAAAGGATCAGATAATTCTCCCAATCGTTGCAGAATCTTAATAGTATTCTCCAACCGAGAGGGAGTTAGCTTCAACCAGTCCAAAATTAATTCGGTAACTGCCATTTCTCGACTTGCTTCTAAATCCAGAGTATTAGCTTCGAGAATTTCATCAAAATCACTTTCTATCGCTTGTGCCATTGCTAACACAGCACGACTCCTATCTATCCCCTTAGTCGTTCCCAATTTCAGGGAAGCCTGAAAGGCGCGGTTAGCACTTGTCATAGGTTCGGGGTAATCATCAATCACTTCACCTGTCATGGAGTTAACGTCTGTAAGTAAGCCAGACCATTAGTGCTGGCAGAATTACCAATAGCACTGCTACAATTGTCCAAGCTATGATATTGGAACTATTAGCCAATCGTAGAGCTAATGGTAGCCATATAATCACTAACACAAAAATAATGCTGAGTGCTACTGGCAAATAGTTTTGTCCTAATCGGGGTTGAACAATTTGCCAATTATTGCCTTTCCAGCGCCAAGCACGTTTATATGGATAGGTAGTAGAAAGTTGCTCTAATACATATCCATTGTCTTCGACAACAAAAATCTGCTGACAGCGATCGCATCCGAAAGCTTCTGTTAGCGTGATAGGAATCAAATGTCCCTTGCGACGACAAGGACAAGCGTATTCCGTATTTAAGTCAATTTTATCTGGTTTTTGAGGTTGCACAAGCGAGATAAATAACTTGGGCGGTTTTTTTACATTATTCCCCAATTTTCCTGAAAATCAGTATGGGAAACTCTAAAATTACGTCTAATGATATAGCTGGGAAAGTCTAATAACAAACTATCCCAACTTAAAAATCCATCATCTACCAATTTAGTAGAGATGGAAAATCTTTTAGTGTTACTTTAATATATCAACTTTAAGTGAACTACCTACACTTCCCTTGCGGGTAAGTATAGGCTTCCTACCCAGTTAACAGCTTTTTGCTCTTCGAGAACAACAAGACTGATGTTAAGGCGATAGGCTGACCCCTCGTTCCAAAGGCAAAATCAAGGTTAATCAACAAAAATGATCATGTATCTAGCTTGGTTATCGCTATTCTCTTGCCTTGCCGAGATATTCAATTCATAACACAAATTTTGGGAATTGTCTCCATGTTTTCCTTCCTTGCTGTCGCGTTGGTCGGAAAACCGTCGTCAATTCACGCGCCATTCATGCCCCGCTGCCCTATCGGGTCAGACGTGGGGCTTCTGTCGGTTAAGCTAAAAAGCGGGTGATGGGATTCGAACCCACGACATCAACCTTGGCAAGGTTGCGCTCTACCACTGAGCTACACCCGCGAACTTACCAATAGACTTATTATTCCAGATATATTCAGGTTTGTCAACCCCTAAATTAAATTATTTTTTTGTCAGTAGGGGCGAAGCATTTGGAAGATAAATTATCGGTCATTGCCAAAAATAGTTCTCCAAATGCTTCGCCCGTACAGTTGTCCGTTGTCATTACCAATTACCAATTACCAATTACCAATTACCAATTACCCATTACCTATCACCCATTACCCAATTAACCTGCTAAATTCGGGCGTAATTGCCGCATGAGAGTCGCCATTTCTATGGCGTTCATGGCATATTCCCAACCATGATTACTCTTGATGCCGGCTCGTTCTAGGGCTTGCTGCATGGTATCTGTGGTCAAAATCCCGAAAATTACCGGCACACCTGTTTGGAAACTGGCCGCCGCAATGCCTTTAGAAACTTCCGATGATACATAATCAAAATGCGGTGTTTGTCCTTTGATGACTGCACCCAGGCAAATTATGGCATCATAACGGCCAGACATTGCTAATTGACGGGCTACATTGGCAACTTCAAAACTACCGGGAACCCAAACATAGTCTACTTGCTGTCCTTCTGGATCAGGATCTATACCATGACGTTTTAAGCAATCTTTACATCCTTCTACGAGTTTCATGGTGACAAGATCATTAAAGCGAGCAATGATCAATGCAAAGCGCAAAGACTCGGTGTGCTGAAAATTTCCTTCAAAAACTGCCATAACTGCCTCTAATTGACACTCCCCGGTCTAAAGACGCGGAGATTCTATAGAGAGTTTCAGTCTATATCTCTCAGTTATCCCAGCTTCAGGCATTGCCTTAAATATTTGGGTTCTTGCCCTGATTCTGTTTGCCATTACTGGCAGAATCATCTCTGACAAGCGTAACTTTCCGAGAGTCCCCCGGTAGGTTTTTAATGTCTTTGCCGACAATTTAATTGTCTCACGAATATGGATTAAAATTTGAAATTATTTCAAATTTTTAAATTAATGTCAATGCAGGATAAAGGAAAGCCTCTAGCCTTCATCCCGTCAGCTAAAGCACAGATGTAGCTTCCTAAGTCAGCTACATCTTCAAGGGTTTTCGGCATTTCCCTTATAAATTTACAATAACTGCTTTACCAATATACTTTTCTGCCATCAAAATAGAAGAGCAGAAAAGCACAATCAGGAAAAGGTCGTTTAGAAAAAGAAAGTTTTTTCTGTTTAACTCCTTACCTAAGCTTTTCTGCTCTTAATAGAGTGTATGGTATGCGTTAGTGAATGATTAAAGCATTCAACTAAACCACAAAAAAGTTTAATATACCAACTAACACGACTAAAGCCGCCCAAATACCCGAACCAACCCAGAGTAGTTTTTTAGATTCTACCCAGTTTTGAGGAGTGGCGTAAACAACAGGTACACCAATCACAAGCACGAAGGAGAACAAGACTAATGATATTAAAGCGATTTGAAATACTATGGTCATTTTGTTTTTCCCAACATAACTAAATCTTAGTTTTCCCAGAACTGCTGCTGTATAAACAGTCTAGGGTTTTCAGTGAACCTTATGAACTCATAAGGCATCACCTGATCAATTAATATTTTACGTCTGGTTGTAACAGTTGCTCACTTCTGATCCGCCAATCTGTTTTTTCTTTAGGTGATTGGTGATTGGTAATTGGTGATTGGGAAATTGATTAAGATAAAAATTATATTCTCTGACTTCTACTTCCTTCTTCCTTCTTCCTTCTTTCTCCTGACTCGGTGACTCCTGACTCGGTGACTCCTGACTCCTTCTTTCTCCTGACTCGGTGACTCCTGACTCGGTGACTCCTGACTCGGTGACTCCTTCTTTCTCCTGACTCCTATCTTAAAAATATATGGATTTAATTCTTTGTCACACAACTGCGGATTTTGACGCTTTGGGGGCAGCGGTGGGGTTAACTTGTCTCAAACCAGGGAGCAAAATTGTCTTGACTGGGGGCGCACATCCTCCTGTACGGGACTTTTTAGCGTTACATCGTGACGAGTATCCGCTAATTGAAAGACGTTCGGTAAATCCTGAAAAAATTCGCTCTTTAATGGTTGTGGATACTCAAAAGCGCGATCGCTTGGGTAAAGCTGCTATCTGGTTCGATTTACCCAATGTCCAAGAAATCATTGTTTACGATCATCATTTTGGACAGGAAAGAGACATTCCCAGCACTCAATTATATATTGACGAAGTGGGGGCGACAACTACCTTAATGGTAGAAGAATTGCAAAAAAATAATATTTCTTTAAATTCTGCCCAAGCAACTGTAATGGCTTTGGGTATTCATGTGGATACAGGTTCATTAACCTATAAACAATCTACAGCCAGAGATGCTTTAGCGTTGGCTTGGCTAATGCAGCAAGGGGCAAATTTATCAGTTATTTCTACTTATCGTGATCCTGGTTTATCACCACAATTACAACAATTGTTAAGTGCAGCTTTAGAGAATTTACAATATCTTTGTTTGCGGGGATATACCATAGCTTGGGTGACACTAAAAACCGATGGTTTTGTCCCCGGTTTATCAGGTTTAGCTTCGGAAATTAT is a window encoding:
- a CDS encoding adenine deaminase C-terminal domain-containing protein; translation: MSDSDGYEVAKQYAELDNWAKQLGSKLTAPFMTLSFMALPVIPDLKLSDRGLFSGKEFRFVSLWID
- a CDS encoding amidohydrolase family protein, whose product is MWDINLLVKRAVALGHDVMNVLQIACVNPVKHYNLDVGLLQVGDSADLIVVDNLQDFTVLATYCQGVLTAKTGSTLLPFVPVKPINSRRQCSSCITFTCGWVDE
- a CDS encoding IS1634 family transposase; amino-acid sequence: MEIQNIDHLGIVAGIIDSIGIVEIINELIGVEKDEKVNAGQVVKAMIINGLGFVSKPLYMFPKYFETIACEHLIGAGVKPEYLNDDKLGRVMDKLFIKGLDTIFFIIALKAAQKFGVSLSTSHLDSSSMHVHGQYNTSLPFVIFESQKVGNNQELEELAVKSPKEITITYGYSRDHRPDLKQFIIEMICSGDGDIPIFLKLASGNQADSSCFGKIAVEYQKQLEVNSLMVADAALYTESNLKMMSELRWLCRVPLSIKAAKSLISTLAESEFIDSTIPGYKLASKIQNYAGIEQRWLVVQSQERKESDLHKLTQKITKAESKAVQDLKKLSQERFACVADAIKALSKLSKQFKYHQIHESTVTQVKSNKKDTSGEISYQISATVSQDESKINTELLSAGRFIIATNVLDSKELSNDSMLREYKAQQSCERGFGFLKDPLFFADSIFLKSPERIESLGMIMGLCLLVYTLAQRHIRNALLESKSTIKNQLGKATNRPTLRWIFQCFQCIHLVTLNQEKHISNWNKDRDFILSLLPDDCLRYYQLVS
- a CDS encoding 4-Cys prefix domain-containing protein; translation: MSLCINPNCPKPQNPNNILFCETCSSGLLLQDRYRVIVRLGGGGFGDTFEINEVRTNKTKVIKILTDNRQKAIELFKQEADVLSQLHHPGIPKVELDAYFEYYPHNHNTLIHCLVMEKIEGEDLQPTFRTPKCYRGKLRR
- a CDS encoding glutamate-5-semialdehyde dehydrogenase, coding for MTGEVIDDYPEPMTSANRAFQASLKLGTTKGIDRSRAVLAMAQAIESDFDEILEANTLDLEASREMAVTELILDWLKLTPSRLENTIKILQRLGELSDPLRRVRTADYQQEDSQSYTQLMPLGVIAFIYEAFPDLGAIAAGFCIKTGNSIILKGSTEASNSNTAIANALQTAITKVGLPAGCVELITAEHGASVRDLVTQDQYLSLVIPYGRSSLIQQVVRQATCPVLKSAMGNCYLYWSINSSLEMIRWMIMDSHESEPDQVNAIEKVLVHRQALPSSLSVLWSSLKEKGFQLKGDAELVAAFPQLQLAKDEEWGTPYLTKTVAFKLVDSLESAIAWINQYSSSHADSIVTESYQESRQFALGVNSASTYINASPRFSRHSSRGEAVFLGMSNQKGHRRGFISLETLTTVKHIVQGNGRF
- the ribH gene encoding 6,7-dimethyl-8-ribityllumazine synthase, which gives rise to MAVFEGNFQHTESLRFALIIARFNDLVTMKLVEGCKDCLKRHGIDPDPEGQQVDYVWVPGSFEVANVARQLAMSGRYDAIICLGAVIKGQTPHFDYVSSEVSKGIAAASFQTGVPVIFGILTTDTMQQALERAGIKSNHGWEYAMNAIEMATLMRQLRPNLAG
- the psbZ gene encoding photosystem II reaction center protein PsbZ — its product is MTIVFQIALISLVLFSFVLVIGVPVVYATPQNWVESKKLLWVGSGIWAALVVLVGILNFFVV